GGGACCTCCACGCCCATGAAGGTGAGGACCTCCCCTGGCCCAAGGGTTTGGACCTTCCCGTAGCCCTCCCCCTCGGGCCTCCGGTGGGCCAGGACCCTCTTCCCTCCCAGGTCCACCACCCAGACCTCGGGAACGCCCGCCTTGGCGTAGAGGGGCACCTTGACCTTGAGGTCGTAGTCCAGGGTGGTCTCGGCCACCTCCACCACCAGGAGGGTGTCTTGGGCTTCCGGCAGGCGCTCCTCGTAGAAGTCGGAGCGGGGCTTTAGCAGGGCCAGGTCAGGGTAGAGCTCGGAGTTGCCCACCACCAGGGGATTTTGGGGGCTAAGGAGG
The genomic region above belongs to Thermus sediminis and contains:
- a CDS encoding Uma2 family endonuclease, producing MTRHRISLEEFHRMVEAGIFPEDLRLELVEGDLVEMSPIGKRHAAKVNRLLALFAPLLHRREALLSPQNPLVVGNSELYPDLALLKPRSDFYEERLPEAQDTLLVVEVAETTLDYDLKVKVPLYAKAGVPEVWVVDLGGKRVLAHRRPEGEGYGKVQTLGPGEVLTFMGVEVPVEALL